The Streptomyces nigra genome includes the window ACGCAGCCGGCGAGGGTGCGGCCCCAGTGGAAGATCTCCAGGGCGTTGAAGGTGACCTGCTGGTCCTTGCCGCCGATGCCGACGACCGTGGTGCGTCCGCCGCGGCGGGTGGAGTCCCAGGCGGTGCGGATCGTGGCGGCGCGGCCGACGCACTCGACGGCGACGTCCACGCCCTGCTTCCCGGTCAGGCCGCGGATCTCCCGGGCGGTGTTCTCGGAGGCGACGACGTAGTCGGTGGCGCCCGCCGCGCGCGCCAGCTCCTCCTTCGCCGGGGAGACGTCGACGGCCACGATCCGCCCGGCGCCCGCGATACGGGCCGACTGGAGCGCGGCCAGGCCCACACCGCCGACGCCGAACACGGCGACGCTCTCGCCGGCCCGGACCCGCGCCGAGTGGTGCACGGCGCCGTAGCCGGTGAGGACGGCGCAGCCGAGCAGGGCGGCGTCGGTGAGCGGGACGCCGTCCGGCAGGGGCAGCACGCAGTTCGCCGCGACGACCGTCTCCTCGGCGAACGCGGCGACGTTCAGGCCGGGGTGCAGTTCGGTGCCGTCGGTGGTCCGGGCGTGGATGTTCGCGGCGCCGTTCAGCGCGTTGGCGCACAGCCACACCTCGCCGAGGCCGCAGGCGTGGCAACTGCCGCAGGACGGCGCCCAGTTCAGGACGACCGGGTCGCCGGGCGCGACGGCCGTGACGCCCTCGCCGACGGCGACGACGGTGCCGGCGCCCTCGTGGCCGAGCACGGCGGGCACGGGGACGCGCATGGTCCCGTCGGACAGGGACAGGTCGGAGTGGCAGACGCCGGCGGCGGCGAGCCGGACGCGGACCTGGCCGGGTCCGGGGTCGGGCAGGACGATCTCGGTGACCTCGAGCGGGGCCCCGACGGCGGGCAGGACGGCGGCGCGGACGGCCATGGCGGACGACTCCTCGGTGCGCGAAGGGCTGGTGACGGGGCTCAGAACTGCAGGGACTTGGTCTGGAGGTACTCGGCGAGGCCGTGCGCGCCGAGTTCCCGGCCGACGCCGGACTGCTTGTAGCCGCCGAAGGGGGCCAGCGGGTTGAAGCGGCCGCCGTTGATGTCGACCTGACCGGTGTCCATACGGCGCGCGAAGGCCACCGCGCGCGCCTCGTCCCCGGCCCAGACGGCGCCCGCGAGCCCGTAGACGGTCCCGTTGGCGATCCGCAGGGCGTCCTCCTCGTCCTCGTAGCGCAGGACCGACAGGACGGGGCCGAAGATCTCCTCCTGGGCGATGGTCATGTCGGGAGTGACCTCGGCGAAGACGGTCGGGCTGACGAAGTACCCCGTCTCGCGCGGCGGTTCGGCGCTTCCCGCTACCAGCCGGGCGCCTTCCGCGACACCCTTGCCGATGTAGCCGAGCACCCGCTCCTGCTGCCGGGCGCTGACCACGGGGCCGATGCGCTCGCCGTACTTGGCGGCGGCCTGCGCCGCCAGCTCCACGGCCTCGTCGTACCGGTCGCGGTGGACGAGC containing:
- a CDS encoding Zn-dependent alcohol dehydrogenase, producing the protein MAVRAAVLPAVGAPLEVTEIVLPDPGPGQVRVRLAAAGVCHSDLSLSDGTMRVPVPAVLGHEGAGTVVAVGEGVTAVAPGDPVVLNWAPSCGSCHACGLGEVWLCANALNGAANIHARTTDGTELHPGLNVAAFAEETVVAANCVLPLPDGVPLTDAALLGCAVLTGYGAVHHSARVRAGESVAVFGVGGVGLAALQSARIAGAGRIVAVDVSPAKEELARAAGATDYVVASENTAREIRGLTGKQGVDVAVECVGRAATIRTAWDSTRRGGRTTVVGIGGKDQQVTFNALEIFHWGRTLAGCVYGNSDPARDVPVLAGHVREGRLDLGALVTERIALDGIPDAFENMLAGKGGRALVVF